Genomic window (Streptomyces sp. TG1A-60):
GCACTTCAGCTCGACGAGGACACCGGAGGTGTTGTCGTCGGCGATGAGGGATACCACTGCACCGTTCTCGGCGGAGCGGCCCTCGCGCTTGGCGACGCCCTTCTGGCCCTTGATACGCAGGGCCTCGACGGCCTTGTCGACGTTGCCCTCGGCCTCGTCCAGCGCCTTCTTGCAGTCCATCATGCCGGCGCCGGTGAGCTCACGGAGCTTCTTGACGTCGGCGGCGGTGTAGTTCGCCATGATCTGTGAATCTCTTCTCGGAGTTCGAAGTCTCGAAGTCGGCGTCAGCCGCCGCTCGTGGGGCGGGCCTCCGCCGAAGATCTACGGGCTATGGGTGAACGGCGGGCGGCGCGCTCGGCGCCACCCGCCGTCGTGTCGTCAGCCCTACGACCGTGAAGGTCAGGCCTGCTCGGCGTCCGCGGCCGGAGTCTCGGCGGCTGCCGGGGCCTCCTCTGCGGCGGGGGCCTCGGCAGCGGCCTCGGCCGGAACCTCAGCGGGGGCCTCGGCGGCAGCCGGAGCCTCAGCGGCGGCCGGGGCCTCCTCGGCCTTCTTCTCGCCCTCGAGCAGGTCGCGCTCCCACTCGGCCAGCGGCTCGCCGGCGGCCTTCTCGCCCTTGCCCTCGGTGGCGACACCGCTGCGGGAGATGAGGCCCTCGGCGACGGCGTCAGCGATCACGCGGGTGAGCAGGGTGACGGAGCGGATCGCGTCGTCGTTGCCCGGGATCTTGTAGTCGACCTCGTCGGGGTCGCAGTTGGTGTCGAGGATGGCGACGACCGGGATGTTGAGCTTCCGGGCCTCGCCGACCGCGATGTGCTCCTTCTTGGTGTCCACGATCCAGACGGCGCTGGGCACCTTGGACATCTCGCGGATACCGCCGAGGGTCTTCTCCAGCTTGGCCTTCTCGCGCGAGAGCACGAGAAGCTCCTTCTTGGTCAGACCGGACGCGGCGACGTCCTCGAAGTCGATCTGCTCAAGCTCCTTGAGGCGCTGCAGACGCTTGTAGACGGTCGAGAAGTTGGTGAGCATGCCGCCCAGCCAGCGCTGGTTGACGTAGGGCATGCCGACGCGGGTGGCCTGCTCGGCGATGGCCTCCTGCGCCTGCTTCTTCGTGCCGACGAACATGACCGTGCCGCCGTGGGCGACGGTCTCCTTGACGAACTCGTAGGCGCGGTCGATGTACGACAGCGACTGGAGCAGGTCGATGATGTAGATGCCGTTGCGCTCGGTGAAGATGAAGCGCTTCATCTTCGGGTTCCAGCGACGGGTCTGGTGACCGAAGTGGACGCCGCTCTCCAGCAGCTCCCGCATCGTGACGACGGCCATGGCCGTTCTCCTTGAATTTCTCGGTTGTGCCGCGGGAACCGGACGGCTCCCGCGCCTGACGCCCACGATGCGCCGTTGCCACAAAGGACCGAGGGGCGCTGATACGGACCACTGACGGGGCCTCGTACCGGGGCGTGCGAAGTCGACCCGGTGACCCGGATCGCCATCAAGAAGTGTACGGGACCCACGAGGCCCCGGGTGACGCCGATATCCACAACCGCCGAGTACTCCACAGGACCCGGCCATGAGCGCCCCGTTCACGGGACGCTGCCGCCATGTCTCACGAGCGAACGAACCGACGGCGTACGGGTACGTGGGCGGCGTTGCCGTTGTTCCTGGCGGCTGTCCTCCTGGGCACGACCTGGACCACAGCCCCGCGCGCGACCCCGGGACCACCGCCGGGCCCCGCTGAGCCGGTACCCGCCATGGGCCGTGCCTGGCCGGTGGGCCTGCGCCCCCTGGTGGTCCGCGCCTGGGAACCCCCGCCCACCCCCTATGCCCCGGGCCACCGAGGCGTCGACCTGTCCGCCCCGGCCGGCTCCCCGGTGCGGGCGGTCGCCCCGGGCCGGGTGTCCTTCGCGGGCCGGGTAGCCGGCCGAGGAGTCGTCTCGGTCGAACTGACCGACACCGGCGACCCGCCCCTGCGCACCACCTACGAACCGGTACGACCGTCGGTCGAGAAGGGCGACGAGGTGGCCGCGGGCGATCCTTTGGGCACCCTGGAACCCACCCCGTCCCACTGTCCGACGGCCTGCCTGCACTGGGGTCTGCGCAGAGGTGAGACCTACCTGGACCCGCTGTCCCTCCTACCGCACTGGCTCCTGCGGAGGGGCCCGTCCCGTCTGCTGCCGGTGCCCGGGTAGGACGCGGCCGCGGTCGCTTGGTAGAGGGGCTGCGGGCAGTCGTGCCGCTGGGGCGACAGGGGCCCCTCCCGCTGAGCGAAGTCGAGAGCGGGGAGGACGGGCGCGGCGGCACCCTGCGAACGCCGGGGAGCGAAACCCCGCCCCAGGTTCAGCTCTGACGCCGGGGCGCCCGGCGTCAGAGCCGCGAAGCCTCAGCCCCGGACGCCCCGCAGAGCCATCGCCACAGCCGCCTCGGTGATCGCGGAGGGCTCCTCCGCCGTCGCCGACTCGATGCGTCGCACCGCCGCGTCCACGACCCCCTGCAACAGCATCGCGGCCAGCCGGGGCTCAGCCTTCCCGAGCGCCGCGAGCGCCTCCACGATCATCGCGACGAGACCACCGTGGGCGGCTCTGATCTTCTCCCGCGCCCCGGCGTCCAGCTCGCTCGCCGAGATCGCGACCACGGCCCGGTGCCGCCGGTCCCCGACCAGCTCCAGCTGCTTGCGGACGTACGCCTCGACCTTGTCCTCGGGCCGCTCGACCGAGGCCATCGCCGCCCCGACCTCCGCCGCCCAGACGGGAAAGTCGACCTCGCACAGCTCCTCGACCACGGCCGCCCGCGACCGGAAGTACTCGTACACGGACGACCGCGCCAGCCCCGTGCGCTCGGCGAGCGCGGGGAACGTCAACGCCTCCGTCCCGCCCTCGGACAGCAGGGATCGCGCCGCGTCCAGCAGGGCGGCTCGCTGCATCGACCGGTGCTCGGCCACGGAGGCCGCTCGAATCCTTGGCACGTCAACCACTTTACGGACGTACCGCCACCCACGGGAGTGGCTTCCCCCTACCGGCCCCGCCGAGGTCGGCTCCCGACCCGCTTGCGGCCGGGCCGTACCGGCTCAACGGCCGAAACTCGCCAGCTTCGCCCTCAGCTGCAGCACCGACTTCGTGTGGATCTGGCTCACCCTGCTCTCCGTCACCCCGAGCACGTTCCCGATCTCGGCGAGCGTGAGCCCCTCGTAGTAGTACAGCGTGACGACGGTCTTCTCCCGTTCGGGCAGCGTGTTGATGGCCCGTGCCAGGAACCTCCGCAGCTCCCGGTCCTCGGCGACCTCGACCGGGTTGTCCGCGGCGGTGTCCTCCAGCGTGTCCATCAGGCTCAGCCGGTCGCCCTCGCCGCCGACGTGCAGCAGCTCCTCCAGTGCCACCACGTTGGCCAGCGACAACTGGCTGAAGACGGCGTGGAGTTCGTCGACCGGGATGCCCATCTCGGCGGCGACCTCCCCCTCGCTGGGAGTGCGTCGGAGCCGCGACTCCAGCGTGGCGTAGGCCCGCTCCACGTTGCGCGCTTTCTGCCGCACCGACCGGGGGATCCAGTCCAGCGCGCGCAGTTCGTCGATCATCGCGCCCCGGATCCGGGTGATCGCGTACGTCTCGAACTTGATCTCCCGCTCGATGTCGAACTTCTCGATCGCGTCGATGAGCCCGAAGACCCCGGAGGAGACGAAGTCGGCCTGCTCGACGTTGGCCGGCAGGCCGACGCTCACCCGGCCCGCGACGTACTTCACCAGGGGCGAGTAGTGGAGGATCAACTGCTCGCGCAGCCGTTCGTCGCCTGTCGTCTTGTACGTCCGCCACAGCTCGTCGAGTGTCGAGGGGGCGGGCGGGCGCACGGTGCCGCGAGCGGCGGCGGGTACCGCCGCCCGGTCAGACCCGGAGGTGTGCTGGGGCATTCGTCGCCTTGTGCCGTTCTGCCGTGAACTGGGAGTGACTGGGTGCGCTGTCGGTCTGATGTCGAGTTGCCTGTCCTGAGTCGCAATCCTCGTGAGCGTAGCGTGACTGAAGAGTCGCAGTGCGCGAAGGGCGACGGATCGCTCGTGCGCAGATACGTTCCGCTGGACGCCCCATAGGGTCACGGAGGTGGCACTGTGTGACCGGCCCGGAACGCCAACTGCCGGAAACCGCAAGGCTGTCGGCGTTCCCCCGGACGGCCGAACACGCTCGGTCAACTTCGCCTCCGATCCGGCGAGACGGAGATCATCGCCTGGCGTGTCAACTTCCAGCCGTCGCCGTGTCGTTCGACGTAACCAAGTGAGCGGAGTTCGTACAGTCTCCCGACCGCGTCGTCCACCGTCGTCCCCGCGCCCCGGGCGACCTCCTCGACGGCCTCGGTCCCTCGCCCCGGCAGTGCGGCGAGCACCTGCCGCGCGCCGGGTTCCAGCAGGTCGCGGGGGAGCACGGGCCCGCGTCGGTCCGGCGCCAACTCCCCCATGTCGCCCACAAGCTCGACGACTTCCGCGGCGTCGGACACGAGCACCGCCTCGCCCCGCAGAAGTTCGTGGACTCCGGCCGAGAGGGCCGAGGTCGCGGGGCCCGGGACACCCATCGTGAACCTCCCCAACCGCTGCGCGGCCCGTGCGGTGACCAGCGCTCCGCTGCGGTAGGCCGCCTCCACGACCACGGTTCCCCTGGTGAGCGCGGCGATCACCCGGTTCCGCAGGATGAACCGGCTCGGCGTCGGATGGTCCCCCGGCGGCAACTCCCCGACCACCAGTCCCTGTTCGGCGATCCGCCTGATCAGCTGCACATGCCCCCTGGGATACGGCCGGTCCACCCCGCAGGCCAGCACGGCGACGGTCGCCCCACCGACCCCGAGCACGCCCCGGTGCGCGGCCCCGTCCACCCCGTAAGCCCCGCCGGACACGACCACCCACCCTCGCTCGGCCAGCCCCGACCCCAGCGCGGCAGCCATGTGCGCCCCGTACTCCGTGCAGGCCCGCGCCCCCACCACGGCCACCGACCGCAACGCCCACATCCGCACATTGGCCTTCCCCCGCACCCACAGCCCCACCGGCCGCCCGTCCCCGAGGTCGTCGAGCTGTCCGGGCCACTCGGCGTCGCCGGGGACGAGGAAACGGACCCCGGCCTCCCTCGCCCGGGCCAGGTCCCCTTCGGGTTCGGCGTGCCCGGCGCGGGCGCACAGCCCCGCCCACCGCTTCTCCGAGGCGTCCGGCAGCGGCCGTCCGCCGCCGGAGAGCCTCAGCACCACTTCACGGGCGCCGAACTCCCGCAGCCACCGTCCGCCGAGTTCGTCTCCGGGTTCGATGACACGGGCGAGGAAGGCACGGTCGAGCCTCTCGGCGTCCGCCGCACCGCCGCCGGTCATGGCTCACCCGCCGACGAGCCACCGGTCTCGGGGCTCATGTCAGTGCCCCGATCGCCATCGGTACGCCACGGGGGACTCCGGTGCGCAGTTGCAGGGCCAGGTTGACGTCCGTGGCGTCGGGGCGGTCGTGGCCGACGAGGTCCGCGATGGTCCAGGCGACCCGGAGCACCCGGTCCAGGCCGCGCGCGGTGAGCACTCCCCGCTCCAGGGAGCGCTCGGCCTCGTCCAGGGCGCCCGACGACGCGTGCCACCGGCTCCGCAGTTCACGTCCCGGTACCTCGCTGTTCGTCCGCCAGGGCGTGCCGAGCAGACGCGCGGCCGACCGCTCCCGGGCGGAGCGCACCCGGTCGGCCACCGTCGCCGTGGGCTCGCCCCTGGCACCGCGCCGGGTGAGTTCGGACCGGGTGACCCGGTCGACCTCGACCCTGAGGTCGACCCGGTCCAGCAGCGGCCCGGAGAGCCGGGCCTGATAGCGGCGGATCGAGGCGGGCGGGCACTCGCACAGGTCGTCCGTCCGCGAGAAGCGACCGCAAGGACAGGGATTGGCGGCGAGCACCATCAGGAACTTCGCCGGGAAGCGCACGACTCCGGCGCTGCGCGCGATCACGACGTGCCCCGCCTCCAGCGGCTGGCGCAGGGCGTCCAGTGTCTGACCGCTGAACTCCGGGGTCTCGTCGAGGAAGAGCACCCCGCGATGGGCCAGTGAGACCGCGCCGGGCCGTGCGATGCCCTGACCGCCCCCGACGAGAGCCTGCATCGTGGCCGAGTGGTGCGGGGCGCAGTAGGGCGCCACGTCGACCAGGGGCTTCCCCGCCGGCAGCAGGCCGGCGATCGAATGGACCGCCGTGACCTCCAGCGACTCCTCCCTGCCCAGCTTCGGCAGAATGGCCGGAAGCCGCTCGGCGAGCATCGTCTTGCCGGCGCCCGGCGGCCCTTCCAGGAAGAGGTGGTGCCCACCGGCCGCCGCCACCTCTACGGCGGTCCGGGCCGCGAGCTGACCCACGACATCGGCGAGGTCATGGCCCTGGTCCTGCTGCGCCGCTCCCGTGGTGTGCATACCGGTGGCCGCTCCCGTACCCGGCATGCGCAGTCCCGCCATGAGCGGGTCGGGGCGGCCCTCGTGTGGCTCCTCGTCCGGCACGGGTTCGTCCGAGAGCACGGCGATCAACTGCCGCAGGGTACGCACGCCCAGTACCGAGACACCGGGCACCAGCGAGGCCTCCGCGGCGGCGCACTCCGGCACCACCACCTGTTCGTATCCGGCCTCGGCGGCGGCCAGCACAGCGGGCAGGATGCCCCGCACCGGCCGGACGCGCCCGTCGAGTCCCAGCTCGCCGATCATCACGATGTCGCAGAGCACCCGTGGGTCGATACGCTCGGAGGCGCCCAGGACCGCACAGGCGACCGCCAGGTCGAAGCCGCTGCCGGCCTTCGGTACGGAGGCGGGGCTGAGCCCCACCGTCAGCTTCCTCTGCGGCCACTCGGCGCCCGAGTTGACCACCGCCGCCCTGACCCGGTCCTTGCTCTCCGTCAGGCTCTTGTCCGGCAACCCCACCAGCGTGAAGGCCGCCACGCCGGGTTCCAGGTCGGCCTGGACCTCGACGACCACGCCCTCGACACCGACGAGGGCCACGGAGCAGGTGCGGGCGAATCCCATCAGGCCACCCCTCGCACGTGTTCCACGACGGGTGCGCCGCGGTCGGGGAGGACGACGCCCACGATGTCGATGCGCACGCCGCCCGGCGGGGCCCCGCCGTGTTCCTGGAGCCAGTGTTCGGCGAGGCGGCGCAGCCGTTGGGCCTTGCTGGTCGTGACGGCCGCCATCGGGTTTTCGAAGGGGCCTGCCCTGCGGGTCTTCACCTCGCAGACGACCAGCGCGTCCCCGTCCCGGGCCACGATGTCGATCTCACCGGTCCTGCCGCCGCGCCAGTTGCGCTCCAGGACCGTCATCCCGGCCTCGGCCAGCCGCCGCGCGGCCAGCTCCTCGCCGTACCTGCCGAGTGCACCTCGTGCGTTGCTCATGTCGGCACCACCTCCGGCGCCAACACTGAGGGCAGCTCAGCCCGCTATTGGATCTTGGTGGACAAGCAGGCCTTTGTGGACAACTTCGCCACCCACACGGATTACCCGGCAGCCACACGGCTGCCCGACCGCCGTCCGCCTAGCTGCCCGGCAGCTCCAGGTCGCTCTTGTTCAACTCCTCGATGTTCACGTCCTTGAACGTGAGTACCCGCACCTGCTTCACGAACCGAGCCGGCCGGTACATGTCCCACACCCAGGCGTCCGCCATGGAGACCTCGAAGAACACCTCACCCTGGACCGAGTGCACCTGCATTTCGTAGTCGTTGGTCAGATAGAAGCGCCGCTCGGTCTCGATCACGTATTTGAACAGACCGACGACATCGCGGTACTCCCGGTAGAGCTTCAGCTCCATCTCGGTCTCGTACTTCTCGAGGTCCTCGGCGCTCATGGCATGTTCCCCTTCAGCCGTGCGGTCCCACCATTGTGCGCCAGTCCCGCGAGCCCCTAGACGATTTCGGTGTCGAGGACCACGGGTCTGGCCGGGGGACCCTCGTCGAGCAGTGTGCGAAGCAGTTCGGCGAGTCTGGTCGGGTACACCGTCTCATGTGCCCGGACCAGTTCCCCGCACGTCCACCAGCGTGCTCCGGCGATGCTGCGCCGTTCCAGTTCGGTGAGGCCCGCCGCGACGGGCGCCGCCTGGTGCGTATCGGTGGTACGGGCGAGGTAGTACCACTCGTCCTGGTCCCAGCGGCGTCCGGCGAAGGGGAAGGAACACATCCGCCGCCAGAGCACGGGGCCCAGTTCGACGTCCGTGATCCCGGTCTCCTCCGCGAGTTCCCGCAGGGCGGCCTCCTCGCGGGTCTCCGCGCCCTCCACACCGCCGCCGGGCGTGAACCACCAGTCGTCCGCCGGATCGTCCGGCTCGTGCCCGTGCAGCAGCAGGACGCGCCCCTGCGGATCCAGCAGGATCACCCGGGCCACCTTGCGCAGCCCGCCCTCGTACGTGTCCTCAGCCGACACCGGCCGACTCCGACCGCGCCGTACGGCCGCCCCCGCCGAACCGCTTGGCGACCGGTCCGTAGGCCGCTCCGCCCAGCACGAGCACCATGCCCACGACGAGCGCGGTGGTGATCAGCGGAAGCGGGCCGGGAGAGGAGAGCGGGCCGAGCTCCTCGAAGCCCGTGGGGCGGTCCAGCATGCCCTCCATGGGCCAGACGACGGCGTCCACGCGTGCGTCCACGTTGGTCCGCGGCACCGTTCCGCTGCCGGCCTCCGTGAGATGCGCGGTGGAGTCCAGGGAGCCGCTGCGCTCGTCTCCGAGGAGGAACAGCCGGCCCTTGGGGACCGTGATCTCGGGGATGCCGGTCAGCTCGGCGTCCTGGCCCTTGGGCAGGTAGCCCTCGTCGATCTTCTTGCCGTTGACGGTGAGCTTGCCGTCGGTGCAGCAGGCCACCGTGTCGCCGCCGACCGCGACGACCCGCTTGACCATGGGCGAGTTGCCCCAGGTCTCCTGGCGGAAGACCACGACGTCACCGCGCTCGATGTCGGCGCCGTCGATCCGCTCGGCGAGTATGCGGTCCCCGGAGGTGATGGTGGGGGCCATGGAGTCGGTCGGCACCGAGTAGGGCTGGTAGGCGACCGCGCCCCAGAGGAAGGCGCCCAGGAAGAGCACACAGCCGAGGGCCACGGCCAGCCCCGACAGCTTGCTGCCGAGCCGTCCGCGGCCCTCGTCCGTGCGACGTGTCGTCCCGCTCATCCCAGTGCTCCCCCAGGTCGGAGAATCGACCGTCCGGGCGCCGTACGGGCCGCGGAAGATCGGCGATCTGGGACGGCACCCTACCCGGCGGTACCCGAGCCAGAAACCCTCGGGCCCTCGCCGGCGAGAAGGCGTCGGCGGCGCCACAGGACCAGCGGGACCGCGCCCGCGAGGCCGAGCGCTCCGGGGGCTGCGGCGCTCAGGTTCTGGTCGAAGGTGTCGGGAACGGGCAGCGTGGACCAGCGGGTGGGCGGCCAGGCGACGACGATGGCTCGACCCACGGACTGGCTCGCGGGGACCATGCCGCCGTTCTCGTCGTTCTGGTGGTAGCGGGAGTCCAGCGAGTTCTGCCGGTGGTCACCCATGACCCAGATTCTGCCTTCGGGCACCTTCACCCTGAACTGACCGCCGATGTCGTCGACGGTGCACGGGGTGTTGCCCGGGTACACGTACGGCTCGTTGAGCGCCTTGCCATTGACCTTGAGCGGGCCCGTGCCCTTGCACTCGACGGTGTCGCCGGCGACACCGATGACGCGCTTGATGAGGTCCTTCTCCTCGGCGGACGGCATCAGGCCGATCCAGCCGAGAACCCGCTGCACGGCGTTGGGCTCCAGGGTGGGCTCGCCGTCCAGCCAGCCGGCCGGGTCGTGGAAGACGACGACCTCGCCCCGCTCGGGCTCGGAGCCGAACCACGGGGTGAGCTTGTCGACCAGGACCCGGTCGCCCTCCTGCAGGGTGTTCTGCATCGAGTCGGACGGGATGGAGAACGCCTGCACCAGGAAGGTCTTGATCAGCAGCGCGAGCACCAGCGCGATACCGATCAGGAGCGGCAGTTCCTTCCAGAAGGAACGCTGCTTCTTCCTGGGCCTCTCGTCCTGACCGCCGTCGTCGACCGGGGTCCGGGCGCTGTCCCCGCCGTCCGCTCCGCCCGGGGAGTCACTCCCGGCGTCGGCGGAACCCTCGGCGTTCAGAACGCTCTCCGCGTTCTCCGCGGCCGGGGAAGCCGCCTCGTCGGATCGCTCCGGCCGTTCTTCGGAACCACCGTGTCCGGACCGTGCGCCGACTGCCACATCCCCCACATCCACTCCTCACTCCGTACCGCCGCCCACGCCACATCCGGTGCAGGCCCACCACTCCCATAACGAGCGGGAGTTCCGCAGGGGTCGGGAGGGGGATCAATCCGATTCGATCCGCGGAGGCCACCCTATGCGAAGCGCCGAGGGCGGTGGTCGACCCGCTCGGCACGGCGGAGAACGTGTCCGGCTCCTCCAGCTGCCCCCAGTGACCGACCGGCCAGGCGATGACGACGGCCCGGCCGACGACGGACTCCTCGGAGACCGTACCCCCGTACTGGGCCGTCTTCGAATCGTCGGACTGGTGGGCGCGGGAGTCGGCGGAGTTCTCCCGGTGGTCGCCCATGACCCAGAGGCGGCCCTCGGGGACGCTGACCTCGAACGGCTGGGTCGAGGGTGTGTTGCCGGGGTGGAGGTACGCCGTCTCGTCCAGCGGCATGCCGTTGACGGTGACGCGGCCCTGGAGGTCGCAGCACTTGACGGTGTCGCCGCCGACCGCGACGACCCGCTTGATGATGTCCTTCTCGTCGTCGGACGGCAGGAGGCCGATGACCTGCAGGCCGTCCTTGATCTGCTTGATGACGATCGGGTCCTCGGTCGGGGGCACCGTCTGCTCGTCCTCCAGCCAGCCGCCGGGGTCCTTGAAGACGACGACGTCCCCCCGGGTGGGTTTGGAGCCGAACCAAGGGGTGAGCTTGTCGACCAGGACGCGGTCACCGATCTGGATCGTCTGCTCCATGGAGCCCGAGGGGATCACGAACGCCTGGACGAGGAAGGTCTTCAGGACCAGGGCTATGAGGACGGCGACACCGACGAGGAGCGGGATCTCCTTGGCCGCGGAGCGGCGCCTGCGCCGCTTGATCTTGCGAGCGAGCTTGCGCCGCTCGACGCGGCTCGGCCGGGCGGCCCCGCCGGCCCGGCGGGTACCGGTGGGCAGCAGGTTGTCGGAGGTGGCGCTGGGGGCACCGCGGGGTTTGCCACGGTTACCCATGCGCACCGCCGGAGGCGGGCACGCGCGCGTAGACGTCCGGGCGGTCCAGACGCGTCCAGTGGTCGGCGGGCCACGCGATCCAGTCGGCCCGGCCGATGACGGCGTCGAGGGGGATCATGCCACCGCCGGGCGATCCCAGGTGGTCACGGGAATCACTGGAGTCACCGCGGTGGTCGCCGAGGAGGAACAGGGTGTCCTCGGGGACGACCACGTCGAAGGGTACGTTCGACGGGCTGTCACCCGGATGCAGAAACGACGACTCGTCGACCCACCGGCCGTTCACCTCAAGCCTCCCCTGCTGGTCGCAACAGACCACCCGGTCTCCCCCCACGCCGACAACGCGCTTGATGTAGTCGGCGTTCCCGAAGTAGCCGGTGCCGTCGAACACCACGACGTCACCGCGCTGCGGCTCAGATCCGAAACGGTACGCCAACTTATTTACGAGAACGCGGTCCCCGATCCTCAATGAGCGGGCCATGGAGCTGCTGGGAATCTGGAAGGGCTGCATCACGAAGTTGCTGAAGAGGGCCAGAAAAAGCAGGCAGATCAGTGCGGTCAGGGTGTAGCGCCCGCCCGGCACCCACGCGGCACCTCGGTCCACCCATGCCGAACGCGACCGCCCCTCCGGCCCTTCTGTGTCGGAGATCTCCTCGGAGAGCTCGTCAGAAGGGCGGGAGGAACGGTCGCGTTCGCCGTGCTGCCGTGCTTCGGTGTCCATCGCGGCCAGATCGTATCCGGCCCCCGTGTGAACGCCTTGAGAGCGCGCTCAGTTGTCGCGCTTCTCCTTGATCTTCGCCGCCTTGCCGCGCAGCTCGCGCAGGTAGTACAGCTTGGCGCGACGGACGTCACCGCGGGTCACGAGCTCGATCTTCTCGACGATCGGGGTGTGCACCGGGAAGGTGCGCTCGACGCCGACGGAGAACGAGACCTTGCGGACCGTGAAGGTCTCGCGGACACCGGCGCCCTGGCGACGGATCACCACGCCCTTGAACTGCTGCACACGGGAGCGGTTGCCCTCGATGACGCGGACGTGGACGTTGACGGTGTCACCCGGGCGGAAGGCCGGGATGTCGCTGCGCAGCGACGCGGAGTCGACCGAGTCGAGCAGGTGAGACATTTCGTCTGCTTTCTTCGCCCATGCCACAGGTCATAGGCGGGAGCTAGGTGTTTCGAGAGGATGCTGTCCGTGTCGGGGCGGGCGTCGTCTCCCCCTGTGGCAGGGGCGCGCGCCGGACGACGCACAACATCGGCCTATTGTTCCACGCCCTCCGACCGCCGCCAAAATCGGCCGTGCCGCTCTCCCTCCGGATCCGGGGCCCAGCCCAGGATGGAGAGCATCTCGCGGTCCCTCTTGTCGAACGCCTTGGGTTCGCAGCACTCGATGAGGTCGGGCCGGTTGGCCGCCGTACGCTTCAGGGCCTCGTCCCGGCGCCAGCGCGCGATCTTGCCGTGGTGGCCGCTGAGCAGCACGTCCGGGATGTCACGGCCACGCCACTCGGGGGGTTTCGTGTAGACCGGCCCCTCCAGGAGACTGGCCATGGCGCCGGGTGCGAAGGAGTCGTCCCGGTGGGACTCGGCGTTGCCGAGGACGCCGGGCAGCAGTCGCGCCACGGCCTCGGTCATGACGAGGACGGCCGCCTCGCCGCCGGCGAGCACATAGTCGCCGATGGACACCTCGTGGACGGGCATCCGGGTGGCGTACTCGTCGATCACCCGGCGGTCGATGCCCTCGTAGCGCGCCGGGGTGAAGATCAGCCAGGGCCGCTCGGAGAGTTCGGCTGCGAGCGCCTGGGTGAAGGGGCGTCCGCTGGGAGTGGGGACGATGAGCGCGGGCTCGCGGGCGCCCGTCTCGTACCCGTCGGCGAGGACGGAGTCCAGGGCGTCACCCCAGGGGTCGGTCTTCATGACCATGCCGGGGCCGCCGCCGTACGGCGTGTCGTCGACCGTGTTGTGCCGGTCGTACGTCCACTCCCGCAGGTCGTGCACGTGCACGTTCAGCTGCCCCCGCGCGCGTGCCTTGCCGACGAGGGAGACGTTCAGGGGTTCGAGGTACTCGGGGAAGATCGTGACGACGTCGAGTCGCATCAGGCCCCGTCCCCGGCCCGGTCTGCGGACTCACCGGCGGCACCCTCGGTGCCCCGGTCGTCCAGGGCGTCTCTGGCGGAGGCGATCTCCGCGCGGTCGTCGATCAGACCGGGCGGCGGGTCGATGACGGCCCGCTGCTCCTTCAGGTCGACCTCCGTGACGATCTCCTCGACGAACGGGATCAGCACCTCGCTCCCGTCGGGCCGCTCGACGATGAAGAGGTCCTGGGAGGGCAGGTGGGAGATCTCGGTGATCCGGCCGACCTCGGCGCCGTCCACGGTGACCACGTCGAGGTCCATGAGCTGGTGGTCGTAGTACTCGTCCTCTTCCTCCGGCAGCTCCTCCGGGTCCACCTCCGCGATCAGGAGGGTGTTGCGCAGGGCCTCGGCGGCGTTGCGGTCG
Coding sequences:
- the dprA gene encoding DNA-processing protein DprA gives rise to the protein MTGGGAADAERLDRAFLARVIEPGDELGGRWLREFGAREVVLRLSGGGRPLPDASEKRWAGLCARAGHAEPEGDLARAREAGVRFLVPGDAEWPGQLDDLGDGRPVGLWVRGKANVRMWALRSVAVVGARACTEYGAHMAAALGSGLAERGWVVVSGGAYGVDGAAHRGVLGVGGATVAVLACGVDRPYPRGHVQLIRRIAEQGLVVGELPPGDHPTPSRFILRNRVIAALTRGTVVVEAAYRSGALVTARAAQRLGRFTMGVPGPATSALSAGVHELLRGEAVLVSDAAEVVELVGDMGELAPDRRGPVLPRDLLEPGARQVLAALPGRGTEAVEEVARGAGTTVDDAVGRLYELRSLGYVERHGDGWKLTRQAMISVSPDRRRS
- a CDS encoding YifB family Mg chelatase-like AAA ATPase; the encoded protein is MGFARTCSVALVGVEGVVVEVQADLEPGVAAFTLVGLPDKSLTESKDRVRAAVVNSGAEWPQRKLTVGLSPASVPKAGSGFDLAVACAVLGASERIDPRVLCDIVMIGELGLDGRVRPVRGILPAVLAAAEAGYEQVVVPECAAAEASLVPGVSVLGVRTLRQLIAVLSDEPVPDEEPHEGRPDPLMAGLRMPGTGAATGMHTTGAAQQDQGHDLADVVGQLAARTAVEVAAAGGHHLFLEGPPGAGKTMLAERLPAILPKLGREESLEVTAVHSIAGLLPAGKPLVDVAPYCAPHHSATMQALVGGGQGIARPGAVSLAHRGVLFLDETPEFSGQTLDALRQPLEAGHVVIARSAGVVRFPAKFLMVLAANPCPCGRFSRTDDLCECPPASIRRYQARLSGPLLDRVDLRVEVDRVTRSELTRRGARGEPTATVADRVRSARERSAARLLGTPWRTNSEVPGRELRSRWHASSGALDEAERSLERGVLTARGLDRVLRVAWTIADLVGHDRPDATDVNLALQLRTGVPRGVPMAIGALT
- the whiG gene encoding RNA polymerase sigma factor WhiG, with amino-acid sequence MPQHTSGSDRAAVPAAARGTVRPPAPSTLDELWRTYKTTGDERLREQLILHYSPLVKYVAGRVSVGLPANVEQADFVSSGVFGLIDAIEKFDIEREIKFETYAITRIRGAMIDELRALDWIPRSVRQKARNVERAYATLESRLRRTPSEGEVAAEMGIPVDELHAVFSQLSLANVVALEELLHVGGEGDRLSLMDTLEDTAADNPVEVAEDRELRRFLARAINTLPEREKTVVTLYYYEGLTLAEIGNVLGVTESRVSQIHTKSVLQLRAKLASFGR
- a CDS encoding YraN family protein; amino-acid sequence: MSNARGALGRYGEELAARRLAEAGMTVLERNWRGGRTGEIDIVARDGDALVVCEVKTRRAGPFENPMAAVTTSKAQRLRRLAEHWLQEHGGAPPGGVRIDIVGVVLPDRGAPVVEHVRGVA
- the rpsB gene encoding 30S ribosomal protein S2, yielding MAVVTMRELLESGVHFGHQTRRWNPKMKRFIFTERNGIYIIDLLQSLSYIDRAYEFVKETVAHGGTVMFVGTKKQAQEAIAEQATRVGMPYVNQRWLGGMLTNFSTVYKRLQRLKELEQIDFEDVAASGLTKKELLVLSREKAKLEKTLGGIREMSKVPSAVWIVDTKKEHIAVGEARKLNIPVVAILDTNCDPDEVDYKIPGNDDAIRSVTLLTRVIADAVAEGLISRSGVATEGKGEKAAGEPLAEWERDLLEGEKKAEEAPAAAEAPAAAEAPAEVPAEAAAEAPAAEEAPAAAETPAADAEQA
- a CDS encoding M23 family metallopeptidase, giving the protein MSHERTNRRRTGTWAALPLFLAAVLLGTTWTTAPRATPGPPPGPAEPVPAMGRAWPVGLRPLVVRAWEPPPTPYAPGHRGVDLSAPAGSPVRAVAPGRVSFAGRVAGRGVVSVELTDTGDPPLRTTYEPVRPSVEKGDEVAAGDPLGTLEPTPSHCPTACLHWGLRRGETYLDPLSLLPHWLLRRGPSRLLPVPG
- a CDS encoding helix-turn-helix domain-containing protein, producing MAEHRSMQRAALLDAARSLLSEGGTEALTFPALAERTGLARSSVYEYFRSRAAVVEELCEVDFPVWAAEVGAAMASVERPEDKVEAYVRKQLELVGDRRHRAVVAISASELDAGAREKIRAAHGGLVAMIVEALAALGKAEPRLAAMLLQGVVDAAVRRIESATAEEPSAITEAAVAMALRGVRG